The following proteins come from a genomic window of Miscanthus floridulus cultivar M001 chromosome 2, ASM1932011v1, whole genome shotgun sequence:
- the LOC136539508 gene encoding LOB domain-containing protein 37-like, translated as MSCNGCRVLRKGCSEACVLRPCLQWIDAADAQGHATVFVAKFFGRAGLLSFISAVPDAHRPALFESLLYEAAGRTINPVHGAVGLLGTGNWHLCQAAVHTVLRGGAIGPLPELGITGSAGDLYGPGPGPGGGKRAGGWSTFSTAKRVRKAAAAAGGAGGGTLARQAAASCDLGLCLLSPGSPPAAGDRRAPLLRPGTPSISSDDDSVTTTTGGDREPVLLNLFA; from the exons ATGAGCTGCAACGGGTGCCGGGTGCTGCGCAAGGGCTGCAGCGAGGCCTGCGTGCTGCGCCCCTGCCTCCAGTGGATCGACGCCGCCGACGCGCAGGGCCACGCCACCGTCTTCGTCGCCAAGTTCTTCGGCCGCGCGGGCCTCCTCTCCTTCATCTCCGCCGTCCCGGACGCGCACCGCCCTG CCTTGTTCGAGTCGCTGCTGTACGAGGCGGCGGGGCGGACCATCAACCCGGTGCACGGCGCAGTGGGGCTGCTCGGCACCGGGAACTGGCACCTGTGCCAGGCCGCCGTCCACACCGTGCTGCGGGGCGGCGCCATCGGCCCGCTGCCAGAGCTCGGCATCACCGGGAGCGCCGGCGACCTCTACGGTCCCGGTCCCGGGCCCGGCGGCGGCAAGCGCGCCGGCGGCTGGTCCACCTTCTCCACGGCGAAGCGGGTGCGGaaggccgctgccgccgccggggGCGCGGGCGGTGGTACTTTGGCGCGGCAGGCGGCGGCGTCGTGCGACCTAGGGCTGTGCCTACTGAGCCCCGGGTCCCCGCCGGCGGCGGGGGACAGGAGGGCTCCCCTCCTGCGTCCCGGCACGCCGTCCATCAGCTCGGACGACGACTCCGTCACCACCACTACCGGCGGCGACAGGGAGCCGGTGCTGCTCAACCTTTTTGCCTGA